The following are encoded in a window of Magnolia sinica isolate HGM2019 chromosome 11, MsV1, whole genome shotgun sequence genomic DNA:
- the LOC131219106 gene encoding cysteine proteinase mucunain-like: MAFSKNVGVVALVTVFFTIFSLSSAMDMSIISSGGRSDDEVMGLYEEWLAKHGKSYNALGEKEKRFEIFRDNLLFINEHNAGNHTYTLGLNKFADLTNEEFRSLYLGAKIDSKLRLSKAKSDRYSYIQGEELPDSIDWREKGAVVPIKDQGSCGSCWAFSTIAAVEGINQIVTKGLISLSEQELVDCDTSYNEGCNGGLMDYAFEFIINNGGIDTEEDYPYKGYDYRCDQSRKNARVVSIDGYEDVPVNDEKALQKAVANQPVTVAIEGGGTAFQLYKSGIFTGRCGTELDHGVAAVGYGTENGVDYWIVKNSWGTEWGEKGYIRMERNLAHTTTGKCGIAMEASYPIKKGQNPPNPGPSPPTPVKPPAVCDGYYSCPESNTCCCIFDLGRYCFTWGCCPLESATCCDDHYSCCPQEFPVCNVKEGICLTSKKNPLGVKMLKRTPAKPYWAYSGEARSA; encoded by the exons ATGGCTTTCTCAAAGAACGTGGGTGTGGTGGCCTTGGTCACTGTCTTCTTCactattttctctctctcctctgctATGGACATGTCTATCATAAGCTCCGGTGGAAGGAGCGATGATGAAGTGATGGGCCTCTACGAAGAGTGGCTAGCCAAGCACGGAAAATCGTACAACGCGTTGGGCGAGAAGGAGAAGAGATTCGAGATTTTCAGGGACAATCTGCTTTTCATCAACGAACATAACGCTGGCAATCATACCTACACTTTGGGTCTGAACAAGTTCGCCGATCTCACCAATGAGGAGTTTAGATCTCTTTACTTGGGTGCCAAGATCGACTCCAAGCTGAGGCTTTCTAAGGCCAAGAGCGACCGCTACAGTTACATCCAAGGGGAGGAGTTGCCCGATTCCATTGACTGGAGGGAGAAAGGGGCTGTTGTTCCGATCAAGGACCAAGGCAGCTGCG ggaGCTGTTGGGCATTTTCAACGATAGCTGCGGTGGAAGGGATAAACCAAATAGTGACCAAGGGCCTCATTTCCCTTTCGGAGCAAGAGCTGGTCGACTGTGACACATCCTACAACGAGGGCTGCAATGGAGGTCTCATGGATTATGCCTTTGAATTCATTATCAACAATGGTGGAATTGACACTGAGGAAGATTACCCCTACAAGGGTTACGATTACAGATGCGATCAGTCCAGG AAAAATGCTCGTGTTGTTAGtattgatggatatgaagatgttccagtgaatgatgagaaAGCACTCCAGAAAGCTGTGGCAAACCAACCTGTTACTGTTGCCATTGAAGGAGGTGGAACAGCTTTTCAACTCTACAAATCG GGCATCTTCACTGGGAGATGTGGGACTGAGCTGGATCATGGTGTAGCTGCAGTAGGCTATGGCACTGAAAATGGTGTGGATTACTGGATTGTTAAGAACTCATGGGGTACTGAATGGGGAGAGAAAGGATACATAAGGATGGAGCGGAATCTCGCTCACACCACGACTGGTAAGTGTGGCATTGCCATGGAAGCATCATATCCTATCAAGAAGGGGCAGAACCCCCCCAACCCAGGACCTTCCCCTCCCACCCCAGTGAAGCCCCCTGCTGTTTGTGATGGTTACTACTCTTGCCCAGAGAGCAACACATGCTGCTGCATATTTGACTTAGGACGCTATTGTTTCACATGGGGTTGCTGCCCTCTTGAGTCGGCGACTTGCTGTGATGATCACTACAGCTGCTGCCCCCAAGAATTCCCGGTTTGCAATGTCAAAGAAGGGATTTGCCTGACG AGCAAGAAGAACCCACTGGGAGTGAAGATGCTGAAGCGCACTCCTGCTAAACCCTACTGGGCTTACTCTGGAGAAGCGCGGAGTGCTTGA